The following proteins come from a genomic window of Canis aureus isolate CA01 chromosome 3, VMU_Caureus_v.1.0, whole genome shotgun sequence:
- the FOXR1 gene encoding forkhead box protein R1 isoform X3 has product MGNESFLAFTTAHLPLAEQNLARYRLRIVEPPKVPVEEAPSPDDDGPALEPNLWMWVNPNIVFPPGKLEVPESPKWEDLPSTLPFAQPPLKEEDFTNSSETTAVESLPSSSEQSPPRKRKRVASSPSTWELTEEEEAEDQDDSSSVALPSPYKRAPLQSRRLRQANSQEGRLWSRPPLNYFHLIALALRNSSPCGLNVQQIYSFTRQHFPFFRTAPEGWKNTVRHNLCFRDSFEKVPVSMQSGVSPRPRSCLWKLTEEGHRRFTEEARALASTRLQSIQQCMSQPDVMPFLFDL; this is encoded by the exons CCGAATAGTTGAGCCACCAAAAGTGCCTGTGGAAGAAGCACCCAGCCCTGATGATGATG GCCCAGCTCTTGAGCCCAACCTGTGGATGTGGGTAAACCCCAATATCGTGTTTCCCCCTGGAAAGCTGGAGGTCCCAGAATCTCCCAAGTGGGAGGATCTGCCGAGCACGCTTCCCTTCGCTCAGCCACCCCTGAAAGAGGAAGACTTCACCAACAGCTCTGAGACCACAGCAGTGGAGTCGCTGCCTTCCTCCAGCGAGCAGTCTCCTCCTCGGAAGCGGAAGCGGGTGGCTTCTTCCCCCAGCACCTGGGAG CtcacagaagaggaggaggctgAGGACCAGGATGACAGCTCCTCTGTGGCCCTCCCGTCCCCTTACAAAAGGGCCCCCCTCCAGAGTCGGAGGCTCCGGCAAGCCAACAGCCAGGAGGGGAGGCTCTGGTCCCGGCCCCCCCTCAATTACTTCCACCTAATTGCACTGGCATTAAGAAACAGTTCCCCCTGTGGCCTCAACGTGCAACAGATCTACAGTTTCACTCG ACAACATTTCCCCTTTTTCCGGACGGCCCCGGAAGGCTGGAAGAATACCGTCCGCCACAACCTCTGCTTCCGAGACAGCTTTGAGAAGGTGCCGGTCAGCATGCAGAGTGGGGTGAGCCCGCGGCCCCGCTCCTGCCTCTGGAAGCTGACTGAGGAGGGACACCGCCGCTTTACCGAGGAGGCCCGTGCCCTGGCCTCCACCCGCCTGCAAAGTATCCAGCAGTGCATGAGCCAACCGG atgtGATGCCCTTCCTCTTCGACCTTTAA
- the FOXR1 gene encoding forkhead box protein R1 isoform X1: MRWLRRPFARYRLRIVEPPKVPVEEAPSPDDDGPALEPNLWMWVNPNIVFPPGKLEVPESPKWEDLPSTLPFAQPPLKEEDFTNSSETTAVESLPSSSEQSPPRKRKRVASSPSTWELTEEEEAEDQDDSSSVALPSPYKRAPLQSRRLRQANSQEGRLWSRPPLNYFHLIALALRNSSPCGLNVQQIYSFTRQHFPFFRTAPEGWKNTVRHNLCFRDSFEKVPVSMQSGVSPRPRSCLWKLTEEGHRRFTEEARALASTRLQSIQQCMSQPDVMPFLFDL; the protein is encoded by the exons CCGAATAGTTGAGCCACCAAAAGTGCCTGTGGAAGAAGCACCCAGCCCTGATGATGATG GCCCAGCTCTTGAGCCCAACCTGTGGATGTGGGTAAACCCCAATATCGTGTTTCCCCCTGGAAAGCTGGAGGTCCCAGAATCTCCCAAGTGGGAGGATCTGCCGAGCACGCTTCCCTTCGCTCAGCCACCCCTGAAAGAGGAAGACTTCACCAACAGCTCTGAGACCACAGCAGTGGAGTCGCTGCCTTCCTCCAGCGAGCAGTCTCCTCCTCGGAAGCGGAAGCGGGTGGCTTCTTCCCCCAGCACCTGGGAG CtcacagaagaggaggaggctgAGGACCAGGATGACAGCTCCTCTGTGGCCCTCCCGTCCCCTTACAAAAGGGCCCCCCTCCAGAGTCGGAGGCTCCGGCAAGCCAACAGCCAGGAGGGGAGGCTCTGGTCCCGGCCCCCCCTCAATTACTTCCACCTAATTGCACTGGCATTAAGAAACAGTTCCCCCTGTGGCCTCAACGTGCAACAGATCTACAGTTTCACTCG ACAACATTTCCCCTTTTTCCGGACGGCCCCGGAAGGCTGGAAGAATACCGTCCGCCACAACCTCTGCTTCCGAGACAGCTTTGAGAAGGTGCCGGTCAGCATGCAGAGTGGGGTGAGCCCGCGGCCCCGCTCCTGCCTCTGGAAGCTGACTGAGGAGGGACACCGCCGCTTTACCGAGGAGGCCCGTGCCCTGGCCTCCACCCGCCTGCAAAGTATCCAGCAGTGCATGAGCCAACCGG atgtGATGCCCTTCCTCTTCGACCTTTAA
- the FOXR1 gene encoding forkhead box protein R1 isoform X2, whose translation MWVNPNIVFPPGKLEVPESPKWEDLPSTLPFAQPPLKEEDFTNSSETTAVESLPSSSEQSPPRKRKRVASSPSTWELTEEEEAEDQDDSSSVALPSPYKRAPLQSRRLRQANSQEGRLWSRPPLNYFHLIALALRNSSPCGLNVQQIYSFTRQHFPFFRTAPEGWKNTVRHNLCFRDSFEKVPVSMQSGVSPRPRSCLWKLTEEGHRRFTEEARALASTRLQSIQQCMSQPDVMPFLFDL comes from the exons ATGTGGGTAAACCCCAATATCGTGTTTCCCCCTGGAAAGCTGGAGGTCCCAGAATCTCCCAAGTGGGAGGATCTGCCGAGCACGCTTCCCTTCGCTCAGCCACCCCTGAAAGAGGAAGACTTCACCAACAGCTCTGAGACCACAGCAGTGGAGTCGCTGCCTTCCTCCAGCGAGCAGTCTCCTCCTCGGAAGCGGAAGCGGGTGGCTTCTTCCCCCAGCACCTGGGAG CtcacagaagaggaggaggctgAGGACCAGGATGACAGCTCCTCTGTGGCCCTCCCGTCCCCTTACAAAAGGGCCCCCCTCCAGAGTCGGAGGCTCCGGCAAGCCAACAGCCAGGAGGGGAGGCTCTGGTCCCGGCCCCCCCTCAATTACTTCCACCTAATTGCACTGGCATTAAGAAACAGTTCCCCCTGTGGCCTCAACGTGCAACAGATCTACAGTTTCACTCG ACAACATTTCCCCTTTTTCCGGACGGCCCCGGAAGGCTGGAAGAATACCGTCCGCCACAACCTCTGCTTCCGAGACAGCTTTGAGAAGGTGCCGGTCAGCATGCAGAGTGGGGTGAGCCCGCGGCCCCGCTCCTGCCTCTGGAAGCTGACTGAGGAGGGACACCGCCGCTTTACCGAGGAGGCCCGTGCCCTGGCCTCCACCCGCCTGCAAAGTATCCAGCAGTGCATGAGCCAACCGG atgtGATGCCCTTCCTCTTCGACCTTTAA
- the CENATAC gene encoding centrosomal AT-AC splicing factor isoform X1: MAPAQRCPLCRQTFFCGRGHVYSRKHQRQLKAALERLLPQVEAARKAIRAAQVERYVPEHERRCWCLCCGCEVRKHLSHGNLTVLHGGLLEHLASPEHKKATNRFWWENKAEFQLKEKFLISPQDYARFKKSMVKGLDTYEEKEDEVIKEMAAQIREVEHSRQELVQSVLEPQAVPDPEEGSSALGSWKGTNSLVASTSQQPSYLDLPPTPELDWMETGQPLTFIGHQDTPGIGNIHSGATPPWMVQDEEYSSVNQQIGPSYEEFLKEKEKQKLKKLPPDRVGANFDHSSSTSVGWLPSFGRVWNNGRRWQSRHQFKTEAAARNKQSCKEKKPIIS; this comes from the exons ATGGCGCCGGCGCAGCGATGCCCGCTGTGCCGCCAGACCTTCTTCTGTGGTCGCGGACACGTCTACAGTCGCAAGCACCAGCGGCAGCTGAAGGCGGCTTTGGAGCGGCTCCTGCCCCAG GTGGAGGCCGCCCGCAAGGCCATCCGCGCCGCTCAGGTGGAGCGTTACGTGCCGGAGCACGAGCGGCGCTGCTGGTGCCTGTGCTGCGGCTGCGAGGTGCGGAAACACCTGAGCCACGGAAACCTGACCGTGCTGCACGGGGGGCTGCTGGAGCATCTGGCCAG CCCAGAGCACAAGAAAGCAACCAACAGATTCTGGTGGGAGAACAAGGCAGAGTTCCAATTGAAAGAGAAGTTTCTGATCTCCCCCCAGGACTATGCACG attcaaGAAATCCATGGTGAAAGGTTTGGATACCTATGAGGAAAAAGAGGATGAGGTGATCAAAGAG ATGGCAGCTCAGATTCGAGAGGTGGAACACAGCCGGCAGGAGCTGGTTCAGTCTGTCTTAGAG CCTCAGGCAGTGCCAGACCCAGAAGAAGGCTCTTCAGCACTGGGAAGCTGGAAAGGGACCAACAG TCTAGTGGCCTCCACCTCACAGCAGCCCTCCTACTTGGACCTGCCACCCACCCCAGAGCTTGATTGGATGGAGACAGGACAACCTTTGACATTCATTGGCCATCAG GATACACCAGGAATTGGTAACATCCACTCAG GTGCTACACCTCCCTGGATGGTCCAGGATGAAGAATACAGTTCTGTAAACCAACAAATAGGACCATCCTATGAAGAATTTCTTAAAGAAA aggaaaaacagaaattgaagAAACTCCCCCCAGACAGAGTTGGAGCCAACTTTGATCACAGCTCCAGCACCAGTGTAGGCTGGCTGCCCTCTTTTGGCCGGGTCTGGAATAATGGACGTCGCTGGCAATCCAG ACATCAATTCAAAACGGAAGCTGCAGCAAGGAACAAACAgtcatgtaaagaaaaaaagccaatcatTTCCTGA
- the CENATAC gene encoding centrosomal AT-AC splicing factor isoform X2, translating into MAPAQRCPLCRQTFFCGRGHVYSRKHQRQLKAALERLLPQVEAARKAIRAAQVERYVPEHERRCWCLCCGCEVRKHLSHGNLTVLHGGLLEHLASPEHKKATNRFWWENKAEFQLKEKFLISPQDYARFKKSMVKGLDTYEEKEDEVIKEMAAQIREVEHSRQELVQSVLEPQAVPDPEEGSSALGSWKGTNSLVASTSQQPSYLDLPPTPELDWMETGQPLTFIGHQISRTVELLSPLSSLTSSVSRPSLLAGCKMASVTFWMFLFPLHSCPKQKATASPAVLYTCIF; encoded by the exons ATGGCGCCGGCGCAGCGATGCCCGCTGTGCCGCCAGACCTTCTTCTGTGGTCGCGGACACGTCTACAGTCGCAAGCACCAGCGGCAGCTGAAGGCGGCTTTGGAGCGGCTCCTGCCCCAG GTGGAGGCCGCCCGCAAGGCCATCCGCGCCGCTCAGGTGGAGCGTTACGTGCCGGAGCACGAGCGGCGCTGCTGGTGCCTGTGCTGCGGCTGCGAGGTGCGGAAACACCTGAGCCACGGAAACCTGACCGTGCTGCACGGGGGGCTGCTGGAGCATCTGGCCAG CCCAGAGCACAAGAAAGCAACCAACAGATTCTGGTGGGAGAACAAGGCAGAGTTCCAATTGAAAGAGAAGTTTCTGATCTCCCCCCAGGACTATGCACG attcaaGAAATCCATGGTGAAAGGTTTGGATACCTATGAGGAAAAAGAGGATGAGGTGATCAAAGAG ATGGCAGCTCAGATTCGAGAGGTGGAACACAGCCGGCAGGAGCTGGTTCAGTCTGTCTTAGAG CCTCAGGCAGTGCCAGACCCAGAAGAAGGCTCTTCAGCACTGGGAAGCTGGAAAGGGACCAACAG TCTAGTGGCCTCCACCTCACAGCAGCCCTCCTACTTGGACCTGCCACCCACCCCAGAGCTTGATTGGATGGAGACAGGACAACCTTTGACATTCATTGGCCATCAG ATTTCCAGAACTGTAGAGTTATTGTCTCCTCTTTCATCTCTTACATCGTCTGTGAGTAGACCTAGTTTACTTGCTGGCTGTAAGATGGCCTCTGTTACGTTTTGGATGTTTCTGTTCCCCCTGCATTCCTGTCCTAAACAGAAAGCCACTGCCTCACCTGCTGTCTTGTACACGTGCATCTTCTGA
- the RPS25 gene encoding small ribosomal subunit protein eS25, which produces MPPKDDKKKKDAGKSAKKDKDPVNKSGGKAKKKKWSKGKVRDKLNNLVLFDKATYDKLCKEVPNYKLITPAVVSERLKIRGSLARAALQELLSKGLIKLVSKHRAQVIYTRNTKGGDAPAAGEDA; this is translated from the exons ATG CCGCCCAAGGAcgacaagaagaagaaagatgcCGGAAAGTCGGCCAAGAAGGACAAAGACCCAGTGAACAAGTCTGGAGGCAAGGCCAAAAAGAAG AAGTGGTCCAAAGGCAAAGTTCGAGACAAGCTCAATAATCTGGTGTTGTTTGACAAAGCGACATATGACAAACTCTGTAAGGAGGTTCCCAACTATAAGCTTATAACTCCAGCTGTTGTCTCTGAGAGACTGAAGATTCGAGGTTCTCTGGCCAGGGCAGCCCTTCAGGAGCTCCTCAGTAAAG gacTTATTAAACTGGTTTCAAAGCACAGAGCTCAAGTAATTTACACCAGAAACACCAAGGGTGGAGATGCCCCAGCTGCCGGTGAAGATGCATGA
- the TRAPPC4 gene encoding trafficking protein particle complex subunit 4: MAIFSVYVVNKAGGLIYQLDSYAPRAEAEKTFSYPLDLLLKLHDERVLVAFGQRDGIRVGHAVLAINGVDVNGKYTADGKEVLEYLGNPANYPVSIRFGRPRLTSNEKLMLASMFHSLFAIGSQLSPEQGSSGIEMLETDTFKLHCFQTLTGIKFVVLADPRQAGIDSLLRKIYEIYSDFALKNPFYSLEMPIRCELFDQNLKLALEVAEKAGTFGPGS, encoded by the exons ATGGCGATCTTTAGTGTGTATGTGGTGAACAAAGCGGGCGGCCTGATCTACCAGCTGGACAGCTACGCGCCACGGGCCGAGGCTGAGAAGACTTTCAGTTACCCTCTTGATCTGCTGCTCAAGCTGCACGACGAGCGTGTGCTAGTTGCCTTCGGCCAGCGCGACGGCATCCGGG TGGGCCACGCAGTGCTGGCCATCAATGGCGTGGACGTGAACGGCAAGTACACTGCCGATGGGAAAGAGGTGCTGGAGTACCTGGGCAATCCTGCCAACTACCCGGTGTCTATTCGATTCGGCCGACCCCGCCTCACCTCCAATGAGAAGCTTATGCTGGCCTCTATGTTCCACTC GCTGTTCGCAATTGGTTCCCAGCTGTCTCCAGAACAGGGCAGCTCAGGCATTGAGATGCTGGAGACCGACACGTTCAAACTGCACTGCTTCCAGACACTGACAG GGATCAAGTTTGTGGTGCTGGCAGATCCTAGGCAAGCGGGAATAGATTCTCTTCTCCGAAAGATTTATGAGATCTACTCAGACTTTGCCCTTAAGAATCCATTCTACTCCCTGGAAATGCCCATCAG GTGTGAGCTGTTTGACCAGAACCTAAAGTTAGCCCTGGAGGTGGCAGAGAAGGCTGGAACTTTTGGACCTGGATCATAG
- the SLC37A4 gene encoding glucose-6-phosphate exchanger SLC37A4 isoform X2, with the protein MAAQGYGYYRTVIFSAMFGGYSLYYFNRKTFSFVMPSLVEEIPLDKDDLGLITSSQSAAYAISKFVSGVLSDQMSARWLFSSGLLLVGLVNIVFSWSSLVPVFAALWFLNGLAQGLGWPPCGKILRKWFEPSQFGTWWAILSTSMNLAGGLGPILATILAQSYSWRSTLALSGALCVVVSFLCLLLIHNEPADVGLRNLDPTPSKGKKGSLKDESTLQELLLSPYLWVLSTGYLVVFGVKTCCTDWGQFFLIQEKGQSVLVGSSYMSALEVGGLVGSIAAGYLSDRAMAKAGLSVYGNPRHGLLLLMMAGMTVSMYLFRVTVTSDSPKLWILVLGAVFGFSSYGPIALFGVIANESAPPNLCGTSHAIVGLMANVGGFLAGLPFSTIAKHYSWSTAFWVAEVICAVSTAAFFLLRNIRTKMGRVPKKAE; encoded by the exons ATGGCGGCCCAAGGCTACGGCTATTACCGCACTGTGATCTTCTCGGCCATGTTTGGAGGCTACAGCCTGTACTACTTCAACCGCAAGACCTTCTCCTTTGTCATGCCGTCGTTGGTGGAGGAGATCCCTCTGGACAAGGATGACTTGG GGCTCATCACCAGCAGCCAGTCGGCAGCCTATGCCATCAGCAAGTTTGTGAGCGGGGTGCTATCCGACCAGATGAGCGCTCGCTGGCTCTTCTCTTCCGGGCTGCTCCTGGTTGGCTTGGTCAATATAGTCTTTTCCTGGAGCTCCTTGGTACCTGTCTTTGCTGCTCTGTGGTTCCTCAATGGCCTGGCACAGGGGCTGGGCTGGCCTCCATGCGGGAAGATCCTGCGGAAG TGGTTTGAGCCATCTCAATTTGGCACCTGGTGGGCCATTCTATCAACCAGCATGAACCTGGCTGGAGGGCTGGGCCCTATCCTGGCAACCATCCTGGCCCAGAGCTATAGCTGGCGCAGCACGCTGGCCCTGTCTGGAGCCCTCTGTGTGGTtgtctccttcctctgtctcctgctcATCCACAATGAACCTGCTGATGTCGGACTCCGAAACCTGGACCCCACCCCCTCCAAGGGCAAGAAAG gctccctgaaggacGAGAGTACATTACAGGAGCTGCTGCTGTCGCCCTACCTGTGGGTGCTCTCCACTGGCTACCTTGTGGTATTCGGTGTAAAGACATGCTGCACTGACTGGGGCCAGTTCTTCCTTATCCAGGAGAAAGGACAGTCCGTCCTCGTGG GTAGCTCCTACATGAGTGCCCTGGAGGTTGGGGGCCTCGTAGGCAGCATCGCAGCTGGCTACCTGTCAGACCGGGCCATGGCAAAG GCAGGGCTGTCCGTGTATGGGAACCCTCGCCATGGCCTGTTGCTGCTCATGATGGCTGGCATGACCGTGTCCATGTACCTCTTCCGGGTCACTGTGACCAGTGACTCCCCCAAG CTCTGGATCCTGGTGTTGGGAGCTGTGTTTGGTTTCTCCTCTTATGGTCCCATTGCCTTGTTCGGAGTCATAGCCAACGAGAGTGCCCCTCCCAACTTGTGCGGCACCTCCCACGCCATTGTAGGACTCATGGCCAATG TGGGCGGTTTTCTGGCTGGGCTGCCCTTCAGCACCATTGCCAAGCACTACAGCTGGAGCACAGCCTTCTGGGTGGCTGAAGTGATCTGTGCAGTCAGCACAGCTGCCTTCTTTCTCCTACGAAACATCCGCACCAAGATGGGCCGGGTGCCCAAGAAGGCCGAGTGA
- the SLC37A4 gene encoding glucose-6-phosphate exchanger SLC37A4 isoform X1, translated as MAAQGYGYYRTVIFSAMFGGYSLYYFNRKTFSFVMPSLVEEIPLDKDDLGLITSSQSAAYAISKFVSGVLSDQMSARWLFSSGLLLVGLVNIVFSWSSLVPVFAALWFLNGLAQGLGWPPCGKILRKWFEPSQFGTWWAILSTSMNLAGGLGPILATILAQSYSWRSTLALSGALCVVVSFLCLLLIHNEPADVGLRNLDPTPSKGKKGSLKDESTLQELLLSPYLWVLSTGYLVVFGVKTCCTDWGQFFLIQEKGQSVLVGSSYMSALEVGGLVGSIAAGYLSDRAMAKAGLSVYGNPRHGLLLLMMAGMTVSMYLFRVTVTSDSPKDVAFWTPALHPLAELTGFTEDELWILVLGAVFGFSSYGPIALFGVIANESAPPNLCGTSHAIVGLMANVGGFLAGLPFSTIAKHYSWSTAFWVAEVICAVSTAAFFLLRNIRTKMGRVPKKAE; from the exons ATGGCGGCCCAAGGCTACGGCTATTACCGCACTGTGATCTTCTCGGCCATGTTTGGAGGCTACAGCCTGTACTACTTCAACCGCAAGACCTTCTCCTTTGTCATGCCGTCGTTGGTGGAGGAGATCCCTCTGGACAAGGATGACTTGG GGCTCATCACCAGCAGCCAGTCGGCAGCCTATGCCATCAGCAAGTTTGTGAGCGGGGTGCTATCCGACCAGATGAGCGCTCGCTGGCTCTTCTCTTCCGGGCTGCTCCTGGTTGGCTTGGTCAATATAGTCTTTTCCTGGAGCTCCTTGGTACCTGTCTTTGCTGCTCTGTGGTTCCTCAATGGCCTGGCACAGGGGCTGGGCTGGCCTCCATGCGGGAAGATCCTGCGGAAG TGGTTTGAGCCATCTCAATTTGGCACCTGGTGGGCCATTCTATCAACCAGCATGAACCTGGCTGGAGGGCTGGGCCCTATCCTGGCAACCATCCTGGCCCAGAGCTATAGCTGGCGCAGCACGCTGGCCCTGTCTGGAGCCCTCTGTGTGGTtgtctccttcctctgtctcctgctcATCCACAATGAACCTGCTGATGTCGGACTCCGAAACCTGGACCCCACCCCCTCCAAGGGCAAGAAAG gctccctgaaggacGAGAGTACATTACAGGAGCTGCTGCTGTCGCCCTACCTGTGGGTGCTCTCCACTGGCTACCTTGTGGTATTCGGTGTAAAGACATGCTGCACTGACTGGGGCCAGTTCTTCCTTATCCAGGAGAAAGGACAGTCCGTCCTCGTGG GTAGCTCCTACATGAGTGCCCTGGAGGTTGGGGGCCTCGTAGGCAGCATCGCAGCTGGCTACCTGTCAGACCGGGCCATGGCAAAG GCAGGGCTGTCCGTGTATGGGAACCCTCGCCATGGCCTGTTGCTGCTCATGATGGCTGGCATGACCGTGTCCATGTACCTCTTCCGGGTCACTGTGACCAGTGACTCCCCCAAG GATGTTGCTTTCTGGACTCCAGCTCTTCACCCTCTTGCTGAGCTCACAGGCTTTACGGAGGATGAG CTCTGGATCCTGGTGTTGGGAGCTGTGTTTGGTTTCTCCTCTTATGGTCCCATTGCCTTGTTCGGAGTCATAGCCAACGAGAGTGCCCCTCCCAACTTGTGCGGCACCTCCCACGCCATTGTAGGACTCATGGCCAATG TGGGCGGTTTTCTGGCTGGGCTGCCCTTCAGCACCATTGCCAAGCACTACAGCTGGAGCACAGCCTTCTGGGTGGCTGAAGTGATCTGTGCAGTCAGCACAGCTGCCTTCTTTCTCCTACGAAACATCCGCACCAAGATGGGCCGGGTGCCCAAGAAGGCCGAGTGA